One window from the genome of Acinetobacter sp. ANC 7912 encodes:
- the secD gene encoding protein translocase subunit SecD, producing MRYPAWKYVLILVVLVVSTLYALPSLYPDEPAVQISGASAGTQIDASMVQKAEQILKSENIPTHDNSFSNNAALLRVDSSEAQLKAKEALRRGLGDDYVVALNLAPTTPEWLQKIGAKPMKLGLDLRGGVHFLLEVDMDKAIAQRMETSATDLRRQLRDNSLKFNSLTLSNNTITLQFANNDDRSAVMDFLRRNGNEFTQQAVATEAGSTLRLTYTDARKQEIESYAVNQNLTTLRNRINELGVAEALVQTQGSNRIVVELPGVQDTAEAKRVLGRTANLEFRLVSDLNDQYIDPYTGQVNGTPPAGTEAFAYESLDSGRQLLLNRNRILTGERVQNASSGFSQDTGGAEVNITLDSAGGKLMADATRNAVGKRMAVLFIENKQKISYVEDPATGKQTEVRTPYTESVIINAATIQAVLGSQFRITGLDSPQEAAELALMLRAGALAAPMYFVEERVIGPSLGQENIDKGVLSTQIGFILVAIWMVVFFRLFGVIANFALVFNLAMILTVMSWIGASLTLPGIAGIVITIGMAVDANVLICERIREEMKWGASPKQAIVAGYDRAYNTIFDSNLTTFLVAFILFAIGTGPIKGFAVTLMIGIVCSMFTAITVTRAIVQIIYGKKRNLKKLSI from the coding sequence ATGCGTTACCCAGCATGGAAATATGTGCTGATCCTGGTTGTCCTAGTGGTCAGCACCTTATATGCCCTGCCAAGTTTGTATCCAGATGAGCCTGCCGTACAGATTTCGGGTGCCTCAGCCGGCACTCAGATTGATGCCAGCATGGTACAAAAAGCAGAGCAAATTTTAAAATCTGAAAATATTCCAACTCATGACAACAGCTTCAGCAACAATGCAGCCCTACTGCGTGTAGATAGCAGTGAAGCGCAGCTGAAAGCCAAAGAAGCACTACGTCGTGGCTTGGGCGATGATTATGTTGTGGCATTAAACCTTGCACCAACCACACCAGAATGGCTACAGAAAATTGGTGCCAAGCCAATGAAACTGGGTCTGGACTTGCGTGGTGGTGTGCACTTCTTGTTAGAAGTGGATATGGACAAGGCCATTGCTCAGCGTATGGAAACTTCTGCAACTGACCTGCGTCGTCAGCTGCGTGATAACAGCCTGAAATTTAACAGCCTGACCCTGAGCAACAACACCATTACCTTGCAGTTTGCCAATAATGATGACCGTTCTGCGGTGATGGATTTCCTGCGTCGTAATGGTAATGAGTTCACTCAACAGGCTGTAGCAACCGAAGCCGGTTCTACCCTGCGTCTGACTTATACCGATGCGCGTAAGCAGGAAATCGAAAGCTATGCCGTGAACCAGAACTTGACCACCCTACGTAACCGTATTAACGAGTTAGGTGTGGCAGAAGCACTGGTACAAACCCAAGGCAGCAACCGGATCGTGGTTGAACTTCCGGGTGTACAAGATACGGCTGAAGCAAAACGTGTCCTCGGTCGTACAGCGAACCTGGAATTCCGTCTGGTTTCTGACCTGAATGATCAATACATTGATCCATATACTGGTCAGGTAAACGGTACACCACCTGCTGGTACTGAAGCTTTTGCTTATGAATCACTGGATAGCGGTCGTCAGTTATTGCTGAACCGTAACCGTATCCTGACTGGTGAACGTGTCCAAAATGCCTCTTCTGGATTCAGCCAGGACACTGGCGGTGCTGAAGTAAATATCACCCTAGACAGCGCTGGCGGTAAGCTGATGGCAGATGCCACCCGTAATGCGGTTGGTAAACGCATGGCAGTATTGTTCATCGAGAACAAGCAAAAGATCAGCTATGTAGAAGACCCAGCAACTGGCAAGCAAACTGAAGTTCGTACGCCTTATACTGAATCTGTGATTATCAACGCCGCCACGATTCAAGCGGTGTTAGGTTCACAGTTCCGTATTACCGGTCTGGATTCACCACAAGAAGCGGCTGAACTTGCGCTGATGCTACGTGCCGGTGCACTGGCTGCGCCGATGTACTTCGTGGAAGAGCGTGTGATTGGTCCTAGTCTGGGTCAGGAAAACATCGACAAGGGTGTGCTGTCTACTCAAATTGGTTTCATTCTGGTGGCAATCTGGATGGTGGTGTTCTTCCGCCTGTTCGGTGTGATTGCCAACTTCGCACTGGTATTTAACCTGGCGATGATCCTGACGGTGATGTCATGGATTGGCGCTTCCCTCACCCTGCCGGGTATCGCGGGTATCGTGATCACCATTGGTATGGCGGTCGATGCCAACGTCCTGATCTGTGAACGGATCAGAGAAGAGATGAAATGGGGTGCCTCGCCGAAACAGGCGATTGTCGCGGGTTATGACCGGGCGTATAACACCATTTTCGACTCGAACTTAACCACCTTCCTAGTCGCGTTCATTCTGTTCGCGATTGGTACTGGCCCGATTAAAGGTTTCGCTGTGACCCTAATGATTGGTATTGTCTGCTCGATGTTTACTGCCATTACAGTAACCCGTGCGATCGTACAGATTATTTATGGCAAAAAACGTAACCTGAAAAAGTTGAGCATTTAA
- the yajC gene encoding preprotein translocase subunit YajC, whose amino-acid sequence MSLFISTAHAAGEAAQQPSLMANLLMIAVFVAIFYFLIWRPQSKRAKEHRALIESLGVGSEVVFAGGLMGRITKIEGDFAVVELNRGVEVKIQRASVISVLPEGTLNNI is encoded by the coding sequence ATGAGCCTATTTATTTCGACTGCTCACGCTGCAGGTGAAGCTGCACAACAACCAAGCCTGATGGCGAACTTACTGATGATTGCTGTATTCGTGGCAATCTTCTACTTCCTGATCTGGCGTCCTCAATCTAAGCGTGCTAAAGAGCACCGTGCACTGATTGAAAGTCTGGGTGTTGGCAGCGAAGTCGTGTTTGCTGGTGGTCTGATGGGCCGAATTACAAAAATTGAAGGTGACTTTGCAGTAGTTGAACTGAACCGTGGCGTGGAAGTAAAAATCCAGCGTGCCAGCGTGATTTCAGTTCTTCCTGAAGGCACCCTGAATAACATTTAA
- the tgt gene encoding tRNA guanosine(34) transglycosylase Tgt, producing the protein MKFEKLAQSGRARRGRLTLEHGVVETPMFMPVGTYGTVKGVLPRDIKEIKSQVILGNTFHLYLRPGLDVIREHGGLHQFMKWNNPILTDSGGFQVFSLGAMRKIKEEGVTFRSPIDGSKVFLSPEISMDIQHTLNSDIVMIFDECTPYPATHEEAQKSLQLSLRWAKRCKTQHHDVLKNRNALFGIIQGGMYEDLRDESLKGLLEIGFDGYAIGGLSVGEPKEEMLKVLDYLPNKMPEDKPRYLMGVGKPEDIVEAVRRGVDMFDCVMPTRNARNGHYFVTGGLVRIRNSKYRHDQSPLDPTCDCYTCQNFTRAYLFHLEKCGEMLGAMLGTIHNLRYYLRLTEAMRDALDQGTFDQFVEDFYARRGMQVPPCPED; encoded by the coding sequence ATGAAGTTTGAAAAATTAGCGCAGTCGGGCCGTGCCCGTCGTGGCCGTTTAACGCTTGAGCATGGCGTGGTGGAAACCCCAATGTTCATGCCGGTAGGGACCTATGGCACGGTCAAAGGCGTATTGCCTCGTGACATTAAGGAAATTAAATCTCAGGTGATTCTGGGTAATACCTTCCACCTGTACCTGCGTCCAGGTCTGGATGTGATCCGTGAACATGGTGGCCTGCATCAGTTCATGAAATGGAACAATCCAATCCTGACCGACTCTGGCGGTTTCCAGGTGTTCAGCCTTGGTGCGATGCGCAAAATCAAGGAAGAAGGTGTCACCTTCCGCTCGCCGATTGACGGTTCTAAAGTGTTTCTTTCACCTGAAATTTCGATGGATATTCAGCATACGCTAAACTCTGACATCGTGATGATTTTCGATGAATGTACGCCTTATCCAGCAACACATGAAGAAGCACAAAAATCTTTACAACTTTCATTACGTTGGGCAAAACGCTGTAAGACCCAGCACCATGATGTGCTGAAAAACCGCAATGCCCTGTTCGGGATCATTCAAGGGGGTATGTATGAAGACCTGCGTGATGAATCTCTAAAAGGTTTGCTGGAAATCGGCTTTGACGGTTATGCAATTGGCGGCCTGTCTGTGGGCGAACCGAAAGAAGAAATGCTCAAGGTACTCGACTATCTTCCAAACAAAATGCCGGAAGACAAGCCTCGTTACCTGATGGGTGTCGGTAAACCGGAAGACATCGTCGAAGCAGTACGTCGTGGTGTCGACATGTTTGACTGCGTCATGCCAACTCGAAATGCACGCAACGGTCATTATTTTGTGACCGGCGGTCTGGTACGAATCCGTAACAGCAAATACCGTCACGACCAGAGCCCACTGGACCCAACCTGTGACTGCTACACTTGCCAGAACTTCACCCGTGCCTACCTGTTCCACCTGGAAAAATGCGGTGAAATGCTAGGTGCAATGCTGGGTACGATTCATAATCTGCGTTATTACCTGCGCCTGACTGAAGCCATGCGTGACGCCCTGGATCAAGGTACTTTTGACCAGTTTGTCGAGGACTTTTATGCCCGCCGCGGTATGCAAGTGCCACCTTGTCCGGAAGATTAA
- a CDS encoding LemA family protein: MGFFVFVVIPILVIIAIILIRNSIVRHHNATIRAWSDVASYERQKLKILDGLQPLVEQYSSFEKGTLEKVTELRQNIMNLNIKDADIAQLQRIESLNRELMHNLNVVIENYPELKANEIYLKMMNEIEEQNENVGAAISIYNRNVELFNNQIQIFPHNIINNMLLQKKAVRPFRDQTVTQNFDYRPNF, encoded by the coding sequence ATGGGATTTTTTGTTTTTGTGGTGATCCCGATTCTGGTCATTATTGCCATTATCCTAATTCGTAACAGCATTGTACGGCATCATAATGCGACCATTCGTGCCTGGTCGGATGTGGCTAGTTATGAACGTCAAAAACTAAAAATCCTGGATGGCCTGCAACCTTTGGTGGAGCAATATTCCAGTTTTGAAAAAGGCACACTGGAAAAAGTCACCGAGCTGCGCCAGAACATCATGAACCTGAATATCAAGGATGCTGACATTGCCCAATTACAACGCATTGAAAGCTTGAACCGCGAACTGATGCATAATCTGAATGTGGTCATCGAGAACTATCCTGAACTGAAAGCCAATGAAATTTATCTGAAAATGATGAATGAAATTGAAGAGCAAAATGAAAATGTCGGTGCCGCCATCAGCATCTATAACCGCAATGTCGAGCTGTTTAATAACCAGATCCAGATTTTTCCGCACAACATCATCAACAATATGTTGCTACAGAAAAAAGCGGTTCGCCCTTTCCGTGATCAGACCGTAACGCAAAATTTTGACTATCGTCCGAATTTTTAA
- the queA gene encoding tRNA preQ1(34) S-adenosylmethionine ribosyltransferase-isomerase QueA encodes MQLSDFSFDLPDELIARYPLEQRTASRLLHLDANGQYHDHHFTDILDLLNEGDLLVLNDTKVMKARLKGKRATGGAVEVLVERMMDQFVAHCHIKASNTPKAGAELFIGPDEVKVTVQGRHENLFIVEFSQPILDVLDKYGALPIPPYFNREAEEIDTVRYQTVFNDPTKLASVAAPTASLHFDEELLKKLEEKGIQKTFVTLHVGAGTFLPVRTDNIENHIMHSEWCQVSDESMALIKATKERGNKVIAVGTTATRATESAAQANGGELKGWTGDTQIFIYPGYEFKVVDRLITNFHLPESTLLMLVSALSNRENILNAYQHAVESKYRFFSYGDAMLIDNIASR; translated from the coding sequence ATGCAACTTTCCGATTTTAGCTTTGATCTCCCCGATGAGCTGATTGCTCGCTATCCCCTTGAACAACGTACTGCTTCCCGTCTGCTGCATCTGGATGCCAATGGTCAATATCATGACCATCACTTTACTGATATTCTGGATTTGCTGAATGAAGGCGACCTGCTGGTCCTGAATGATACCAAGGTGATGAAAGCCCGTCTGAAAGGGAAACGCGCCACTGGCGGTGCTGTAGAAGTACTGGTGGAACGCATGATGGATCAGTTCGTTGCGCATTGCCATATTAAAGCCAGCAACACGCCTAAAGCCGGTGCTGAACTGTTTATCGGTCCAGATGAAGTCAAAGTTACGGTTCAAGGCCGTCATGAAAATCTGTTTATTGTGGAATTCTCCCAGCCGATTCTGGATGTGCTGGATAAATACGGCGCCCTACCCATTCCGCCATATTTCAACCGTGAAGCGGAAGAGATTGATACGGTCCGTTATCAAACTGTGTTCAATGATCCGACCAAACTGGCCAGTGTCGCTGCACCGACCGCTTCGCTGCATTTTGATGAAGAATTGCTGAAAAAACTGGAAGAAAAAGGTATTCAAAAAACTTTTGTGACTCTGCATGTGGGTGCAGGTACCTTCCTGCCGGTTCGTACCGATAATATCGAAAACCACATCATGCACAGCGAATGGTGTCAGGTATCGGATGAATCCATGGCCCTGATCAAAGCCACCAAAGAGCGTGGCAACAAAGTCATTGCTGTCGGGACAACGGCGACCCGTGCCACTGAAAGTGCGGCTCAAGCAAACGGTGGTGAACTGAAAGGCTGGACTGGCGATACCCAGATTTTCATCTATCCAGGTTATGAATTCAAAGTCGTGGATCGCCTGATCACCAACTTCCACTTGCCAGAATCGACCCTGCTGATGCTGGTATCCGCTTTATCGAACCGTGAAAATATCCTGAATGCCTACCAGCATGCGGTTGAAAGCAAATACCGTTTCTTCAGTTATGGCGATGCCATGCTGATCGACAATATCGCTTCCAGATAA